The Bartonella grahamii subsp. shimonis region AAAGTGCTGTCTATTTCGCCTGCAACAGGCGCTGTTTTTTCTCTTTTGCCTCCACAAAATGCTACCGGTAACTTTACCAAGATTATCCAGCGCATTCCCGTACGTATTTCTATTCCAGAAGAAGTCTTAAAAACCGGACATATCCGAGCAGGAATGAGTGTTTCAGTGAAAATTGATACACGTACAAAGCCACAAGATAAAAGTTTCTTAATAACAAAAAAGTAGAAGATCTTACTATGACATCTTCCATACCAGAGCTCATACAATCTCAAGAACCCATAGGAATGCACAAAATTGTGGTTTTCATTGCTATGTCTTTTGGCATGTTTATGGCAATCTTAGATATCCAAATTGTCTCCTCCTCTTTAGCTGAAATTCAAGCGGGTCTTGCAGACATTAAAATAAAAATAAAACATGAAAACAGAAAGAGTTAAAGGGAGCATGACACCTTTAAAATAAAATATAGTACCCCATTGCAATGCATAGAAATAGGAAGTACCAAGGAATGGGTTAATAACAATAATGCTTATTTTATATTACTTTAAATAAGGAAATTTTTCAGGTACGATTTATAAAGGCATTACGGTATAAAAGAGAATTTGCATGATCGGTAATTTGTAAAAAGAATCAAATTCTTGTAGAAACATGCTAAGCTATGCTAGCCTTTTTTATTTAATATTGAAAAGTACTCTTAAAATCTATGTGGGATAACGAACAACAAAAAAACGATCCCGGACAAGAGCCTGCTCTTATCGTTAAACGCTTGCGGCCTGCGCGCCGACAAGTCTCTGCCCGTTGGCTTACAGGAACCGTCCTGACAGGAATCACTTCCTGCATTCTTATGGGTATTGCACTTTTTACGGCTCTTGATGAACAACAGCGATTGGTAACCCCTCCACAATGGTTTACAAAAGAAAATCTCTCATACGCACAAGATCCTGAGGCCAATGGATATAAAGGCGATCGTATTTCTCCCACCCATGCACGACAAAGCTTTGACAGCAAACGTCAGTTTGAACTATCGATTCTGCAAAAAAAAGGCGATGAAAAAGTCATTAAAACACAACATTTTGAATGGATTCGTATGGCTTTAGCCGAAAAGCGCCCCCAGAAATATAGCTATCCAAAATTTGATTCTTTAAGCATTCTTGCCAGTGATTCGAAAAATCAAAGCGCCAAACCACAAGATTCTGGACAGATTTATGGAGCAAAGGTTGAAACAAAAATCACCTTACGCAGCTATGATTTTAAGGTAAATCAATTCGATTTTGACGACAACGATACGCTGACAGATGAAGAGGCACAACAAGAGGTGCAAAAAGCTGGATTTACTTTAGAAAAAAGTACCGAACTTCTTTCAGTTCTCACATTGATTGATCCTTTAAAATTAGAAGATGTATCCTCTGATTCCCAAGGTACAGAATCCCCTGAAGTTCGCATTATTCAAGAAAATGTAACTGTTTCTCCTCAAAGTCACCGTATTGATCTGACAAAAAATTATGTTGAAGATATTATTCCTATTCGCAAAAAACAAAAAATAGCCGATGCTTTCAAAAAAACCAGTTATACAAAAAAGCAAATTGAACAAATTGTAAAAACGCTAGAAAAAATGAGCCTTTCCGATACTCTTAAAGAGGGAAGTCTTTTACGCATTGGTATCGTGACACAAGCTGGTGAAGAAGACCATCTCGTA contains the following coding sequences:
- a CDS encoding M23 family metallopeptidase — encoded protein: MWDNEQQKNDPGQEPALIVKRLRPARRQVSARWLTGTVLTGITSCILMGIALFTALDEQQRLVTPPQWFTKENLSYAQDPEANGYKGDRISPTHARQSFDSKRQFELSILQKKGDEKVIKTQHFEWIRMALAEKRPQKYSYPKFDSLSILASDSKNQSAKPQDSGQIYGAKVETKITLRSYDFKVNQFDFDDNDTLTDEEAQQEVQKAGFTLEKSTELLSVLTLIDPLKLEDVSSDSQGTESPEVRIIQENVTVSPQSHRIDLTKNYVEDIIPIRKKQKIADAFKKTSYTKKQIEQIVKTLEKMSLSDTLKEGSLLRIGIVTQAGEEDHLVRASIYQGMYHVLTVALNDKGQFIESTEPKMSKTLKTAFQNGIPHSYINSAQLPTAYDALYSALLSHNISQSLSHRLIRLLATNIDMKSPITPNDQIEIFYAVPQSDKENQNGKKNLKTKEASKNTDPEIRYISATFGNTTYKYYRYQLKDGSVDYYDSEGKSSKPFLLRKPTPNGIFGSPFGPRKHPILGYVRMHTGVDWVAPKGSPIIAVGDGIVTKVGVTGGYGNHTEIQHANGYVSSYSHQSRYAPDIKPGVKVRQGQIIGYVGTTGMATGPHCHFEIIVNGVKVDPMRIRIPDSKALTNQDLQTFLQEKNNIDSLINSPITPSEET